TCATAGAACCAACCTGCATTATGGCCTTGTCGGCAAAATTAGATGAAAGTTTTATTAGATCCATTCGCTCGTTGATTGACAACGAAGGACCGAGGCCTGTTGTTCCGGATATAAAGACATAGTTTACGCCAACGGATAAAAGGGACATGCAGTGGTGGATAAATTTTTCCCCGTCTATCTTGCCTTCTTTGAATGGGGTGACAACTGGAACTATTTTAAGTTTCATATTTATCAAATCCAATCCTATGATAAATTATTTTCATTAGATATTTGATACTTCACCATATCCGACATGCGTTGATAGTGTAGTACCTAAAAATAAGCACTAATATGAGTTATGGATAAATAATTCTCATATTTTTTGGCTGCTTTTTTCTATAAAAAATTTAAACTATTTAAATACTTTTTCTTCTTCTAACCTGAAGTCAAGAGCATCTTTTTCGATATCTCTTCTAGACTCCCAGTAATCCGGATTAGTAAATTCCTTTAAGTACTCGTGCTGGATGATCATCTTCATGACCTCGCTACTCCCCGTCCAAATGAGGCCAAGCCTAGAATCCCTTAGCAAGCGCTCTATTGGATATACCGTTGTATATCCAATGCCCCCCATTATTTGCATGGCGTCATTGACTATCTTCCACATTGCCTCTGTAGAATGCAATTTTGCCATTGAAACAAGTTTTCTTGCATAGGATTGGGTTGTCTGTCCTTTCTCATAGAGATCAGCTGCCTTTGCTGCTGTATAAACAAGGGCTGAAGCTGACTGGAGTAGTGTAAGGCTCTCAGCCAACTTGAAGTTTATGCCCTCATGTTCAATTAGCTTAGATCCAAAAGCCTCTCTCTTTAGTGCGTAATCTGTGGCTACCTTCAATGCGGCGGTGCTTACGCCTAGCGATCCGGCAGCAGTGGTTAGCCTCTCAGGGATCATCATCCTATTGAATACTTCGTAGCCTCCGTTCAGCTCCCCTATTAGATTCTCCTCGGGCACCTCTGCATCCTTATATACGATCCTAGCAGTGCCTCCGCCCTTATTGCCCATAAGTCCGTATAGAGTCTCCACTTTTAAGCCAGGAGTGTCACGATCCACTATAAACGCACTGATGCCCCTTGTTCTAGATTTTGCATTAGGATCTGTTATGGCATATGTTACAAAAAAGTCAGCTCCTTTGCCCCCAACAATGAACCTTTTTTGCCCATTCAGTATATATTTGTTTCCTTTTTTTACAGCAGTTGTTTTCATCATTCCAAATAGATCCGATCCTCCTGAGGGTTCTGTGATTGCCTCAGCTCCATAAAGTTTTCCAGACGTGATGCCTTTTAGGTACTTTTCTTTCTGTTCATTCGTTCCATAACGATACATAGGTTCTCCTACGATAGTACCTAAAGAATACATGCAGCTGAGAGTGAATCCAAGGTAACCCATTTCCTCAACTGCGGAGGCCTCAGCGACCCAACTTGCACCTTTTCCTCCATACTCCTTTGGAAATCTGAGCCCAACAACTCCGTTTTTTGTTATGAAATCTATGAACTCTCTGGGAAAGGTCACTTCCTCTCTTTCAATCTTTCTTATCAGCTCGTGGGGTACTTCTTTCACAACTCTTCTACACAGATCTCTTATTTGTTTCTCTTCTTCGTTTAATAACATATCCTCCAATTCATTCACCTCCCAATAATTTTCTAAGCTCCTTCTTGTCGATCTTGCCTGTACCAGTTAACGGCATATTGTCTATTCTATAAAACTCATCGGGTATCCACCAACTCGATATCTTTCCGCTCTTTACTAAAGAATCGAACAAATCTTTTATATTGCGTACTAAATTGTCAAAGTCCTTATTAGATTTTACAAATGCTACAGGTCTTTCCACCCATTTATCATCCTTTCTAGGCACCACAGCTACCATTTCAACTCCAGGTACTCCTGATATGTAGCTTTCAAGCGTAGAGCTGGGAATAAATTCACCCCCACTCTTAATTAGGTCCTTGACACGATCGTCTATGCACAGATTGCCCA
This genomic stretch from Thermoplasma volcanium GSS1 harbors:
- a CDS encoding acyl-CoA dehydrogenase family protein, with the protein product MLLNEEEKQIRDLCRRVVKEVPHELIRKIEREEVTFPREFIDFITKNGVVGLRFPKEYGGKGASWVAEASAVEEMGYLGFTLSCMYSLGTIVGEPMYRYGTNEQKEKYLKGITSGKLYGAEAITEPSGGSDLFGMMKTTAVKKGNKYILNGQKRFIVGGKGADFFVTYAITDPNAKSRTRGISAFIVDRDTPGLKVETLYGLMGNKGGGTARIVYKDAEVPEENLIGELNGGYEVFNRMMIPERLTTAAGSLGVSTAALKVATDYALKREAFGSKLIEHEGINFKLAESLTLLQSASALVYTAAKAADLYEKGQTTQSYARKLVSMAKLHSTEAMWKIVNDAMQIMGGIGYTTVYPIERLLRDSRLGLIWTGSSEVMKMIIQHEYLKEFTNPDYWESRRDIEKDALDFRLEEEKVFK